A single window of Qipengyuania sediminis DNA harbors:
- a CDS encoding stimulus-sensing domain-containing protein, producing the protein MVNVLPLVLLGGGVIYLDVYRKQLLDERFKLALVEAQIIAEALAGASDARQAALLIQLGKEQKLRLRLYDGEGALEADSFALAPPSFTLADPETETRPQRFARKLDEWSDRLVGAPPLPVYREPAEDRLAAWPELERAQKESLTQIVLRHAPDRTHVINAAAPVGLRGETLLLTRNPTDIVEAVRRARTLVFAAVLAALAISTLLSLFLARTIVNPLRTLVQAAVRVRQGRDRQVEVPRLPQRRDEIGLLARAISDMTAALRQRIDAVESFAADVAHEIKNPLASLRNATETLGRVEDPALRAQLLDIARHDVRRIDRLITEISDASRIDAELSRATFARVDLLSLTRAIVGNLEDRAQNEGHPIRVEASAGDYTVLGEPSRLERVLVNLLDNAVSFSPPRGEVVVSLARTGGRVALSVTDSGPGIAPDRRETVFRRFHSLRPEGEDFGNHSGLGLAIARSIAEAHDGTLTATDRSDGAPGARLLLDLPAAGPAR; encoded by the coding sequence ATGGTCAATGTCCTGCCGCTGGTCCTGCTCGGCGGCGGGGTCATCTATCTCGACGTCTATCGCAAGCAGCTCCTCGACGAGCGCTTCAAGCTTGCGCTGGTGGAAGCGCAGATCATCGCCGAGGCGCTGGCGGGGGCGAGCGATGCGCGCCAGGCGGCGCTGCTGATCCAGCTCGGCAAGGAGCAGAAGCTGCGCCTGCGCCTCTATGACGGCGAGGGCGCTCTGGAGGCGGACAGCTTCGCGCTCGCCCCGCCGAGCTTTACGCTGGCCGATCCCGAAACCGAAACCCGCCCGCAGCGCTTCGCGCGCAAGCTCGACGAATGGTCCGACCGTCTCGTCGGCGCGCCGCCCCTCCCCGTCTATCGAGAGCCTGCCGAGGACCGGCTTGCCGCCTGGCCTGAGCTGGAACGCGCGCAGAAGGAGAGCCTGACGCAGATCGTGCTGCGCCATGCGCCCGATCGCACCCACGTCATCAATGCCGCCGCCCCGGTTGGCCTGCGCGGCGAGACGCTGCTTCTGACCCGCAACCCCACCGATATCGTGGAGGCGGTGCGGCGCGCGCGGACGCTGGTCTTCGCCGCGGTGCTGGCGGCGCTGGCGATCTCCACCCTGCTCTCGCTGTTCCTCGCCCGCACCATCGTCAACCCGCTGCGGACTCTGGTTCAGGCCGCGGTGCGGGTGCGGCAGGGGCGCGACCGCCAGGTGGAGGTGCCCCGCCTGCCGCAGCGGCGCGACGAGATCGGGCTGCTCGCCCGCGCGATTTCGGACATGACCGCGGCGCTGCGGCAGCGGATCGACGCGGTCGAAAGCTTCGCCGCCGACGTCGCGCACGAGATCAAGAACCCGCTCGCCTCCCTGCGCAATGCGACCGAGACCCTGGGGCGGGTCGAGGACCCCGCGCTGCGCGCGCAGCTGCTCGACATCGCCCGCCACGACGTGCGGCGGATCGACCGGTTGATCACCGAGATATCCGACGCCAGCCGCATCGATGCCGAGCTCAGCCGCGCCACCTTCGCGCGCGTCGATCTGCTGTCGCTGACCCGCGCCATCGTCGGCAATCTCGAGGATCGCGCTCAGAACGAAGGCCATCCCATCCGGGTCGAGGCTTCGGCAGGCGACTACACCGTGCTCGGCGAACCCTCGCGGCTCGAGAGGGTCCTGGTCAACCTTCTCGACAACGCAGTCTCCTTCTCGCCGCCGCGCGGCGAGGTGGTGGTTTCACTCGCACGCACCGGGGGGCGGGTGGCGCTGAGTGTGACGGATAGCGGGCCCGGCATCGCGCCCGATCGCCGCGAGACGGTGTTCCGCCGGTTCCATTCGCTGCGGCCCGAAGGCGAGGATTTCGGCAATCATTCGGGCCTCGGCCTCGCCATCGCCCGCTCGATCGCGGAAGCGCATGACGGCACGCTTACCGCGACGGATCGCTCCGACGGTGCGCCGGGCGCGCGGCTGCTGCTCGACCTGCCCGCGGCGGGCCCCGCCCGGTGA
- a CDS encoding HPr family phosphocarrier protein: MSEARRSLTVVNQRGLHARASAKFVTAVAELPPGVSVRVAKGGNEAAGGSILGLMMLGAAKGDEIELTVEGDGCEAVLERLSAMVEDGFGER; this comes from the coding sequence GTGAGCGAAGCGCGCCGCAGCCTCACCGTCGTCAACCAGCGCGGGCTGCACGCCCGGGCCAGCGCCAAGTTCGTCACCGCCGTCGCCGAGCTCCCCCCGGGCGTCAGCGTGCGGGTCGCCAAGGGCGGCAACGAGGCCGCGGGCGGCTCGATCCTGGGGCTGATGATGCTCGGCGCCGCCAAGGGGGATGAGATCGAGCTGACAGTCGAAGGCGATGGCTGCGAAGCGGTGCTCGAACGGCTTTCGGCCATGGTGGAGGACGGCTTCGGCGAGAGGTGA
- the recR gene encoding recombination mediator RecR: MASQEIETLASALARLPGLGPRSARRAVLWLVKRREQALPALIEALGAVRDTLVECETCGNVDTRNPCAICADPRRDPRAICVVEDVADLWALDRARLFTGTYHVLGGRLSALDGIGPGDLAIAPLLARVEAGGVDEVVLAMNATLEGQTTAHYLAERLEAYPVRITQLAHGLPVGGELDYLDEGTLAQALRARRPVG, encoded by the coding sequence GTGGCATCGCAAGAGATCGAAACGCTCGCTTCCGCGCTAGCCCGGCTGCCCGGCCTGGGCCCCCGCAGCGCGCGGCGCGCGGTGTTGTGGCTGGTCAAGCGCCGCGAACAGGCCCTGCCCGCGCTGATCGAAGCCCTGGGCGCGGTGCGCGACACGCTGGTCGAATGCGAGACCTGCGGCAATGTCGATACCCGCAACCCATGCGCGATCTGCGCCGATCCGCGCCGCGACCCCCGCGCGATCTGCGTGGTGGAAGATGTCGCCGACCTCTGGGCGCTCGACCGAGCGAGGCTCTTCACCGGCACTTACCACGTCCTCGGCGGGCGGCTCTCCGCGCTCGACGGGATCGGCCCGGGCGATCTCGCCATCGCGCCGCTGCTGGCACGGGTGGAGGCGGGCGGGGTGGACGAGGTGGTGCTGGCGATGAACGCCACGCTCGAAGGCCAGACCACCGCGCATTACCTCGCCGAACGGCTCGAAGCCTACCCTGTGCGCATCACCCAGCTCGCCCACGGCCTGCCGGTGGGGGGCGAACTCGACTATCTCGACGAAGGCACGCTCGCCCAGGCGCTGCGCGCGCGTCGGCCGGTGGGCTAG
- the fmt gene encoding methionyl-tRNA formyltransferase: MRIVFMGTPEFAVPTLAALHDAAHEIVAVYTQPPRPAGRGKRLQPSPVQREAETRHLECFSPVSLKSLEEQEKFASLRADLAVVAAYGLILPQAILDAPKRGCLNVHASLLPRWRGAAPIQRAILAGDPQTGITLMQMEAGLDTGPMLATARVPVERKTAGELTAELAEVGAQLMVGTLAELDMLRAVPQDDAKATYAAKIDKAEARIDWSQPAEEIERQVRAFAPAPGAWFELAGERYRVLAAEVVEGAGAIGETLDDALTIATGEGALRLLAIQRAGKPAMEAAALLRGRPIPAGTLLA; encoded by the coding sequence TTGCGGATAGTCTTCATGGGCACGCCCGAATTCGCGGTGCCGACGCTGGCGGCCCTGCACGATGCGGCGCACGAGATCGTCGCGGTCTATACCCAGCCGCCGCGCCCCGCGGGCCGGGGCAAGCGGCTGCAGCCGAGCCCGGTGCAGCGGGAGGCCGAGACCCGCCACCTCGAATGTTTCTCACCTGTCAGCCTCAAGTCGCTGGAAGAGCAGGAGAAGTTCGCTAGCCTTCGCGCCGATCTTGCGGTGGTCGCGGCCTACGGCCTGATCCTGCCGCAGGCGATCCTGGACGCGCCGAAGCGGGGTTGCCTCAACGTCCATGCGAGCCTGCTGCCGCGCTGGCGCGGAGCGGCGCCGATCCAGCGCGCGATCCTGGCGGGCGATCCGCAGACCGGCATCACGCTGATGCAGATGGAGGCGGGGCTCGACACCGGGCCCATGCTCGCGACCGCGCGCGTGCCGGTGGAGCGAAAGACCGCGGGCGAGCTCACCGCCGAACTCGCCGAAGTGGGCGCGCAGCTCATGGTCGGCACGCTGGCCGAGCTCGACATGCTGCGCGCGGTGCCGCAGGACGATGCCAAAGCCACCTATGCCGCCAAGATCGACAAGGCAGAGGCGCGGATCGACTGGTCGCAACCCGCCGAAGAGATCGAACGCCAGGTGCGCGCCTTCGCGCCCGCGCCCGGGGCGTGGTTCGAGCTCGCGGGAGAACGCTACCGGGTGCTGGCGGCCGAGGTGGTCGAGGGGGCCGGCGCCATCGGCGAGACGCTCGATGATGCGCTCACCATCGCCACCGGCGAAGGTGCCCTCCGCCTTCTCGCCATCCAGCGCGCAGGCAAGCCGGCGATGGAGGCCGCCGCGCTGCTTCGCGGACGGCCCATCCCGGCGGGCACCCTGCTCGCCTGA
- a CDS encoding nuclear transport factor 2 family protein: protein MKCRFSQAMAIGCTALLMGCVSMPPAKSIAGQCNGSPAANRAIVAEFYEQAFAKRDPKGAFERFAAPNFIEHKPDVPEGTRAAVAEYLTQLIAELPYSRWEILRTVSEGNHVFLHVRFTPAPGAPAYAIADLFRVEDCKLVEHWDVVAPPPREQVNPNSRF, encoded by the coding sequence ATGAAGTGCAGATTTAGTCAGGCGATGGCAATCGGCTGCACCGCCCTATTGATGGGTTGCGTATCCATGCCGCCTGCGAAAAGCATTGCAGGCCAGTGCAACGGCAGCCCGGCGGCCAATCGCGCGATCGTCGCTGAGTTCTACGAGCAGGCTTTTGCCAAACGCGATCCGAAAGGCGCATTCGAGCGATTTGCTGCTCCCAATTTCATCGAACACAAACCCGATGTACCCGAAGGCACTCGCGCGGCGGTTGCCGAATACCTGACGCAACTTATTGCCGAGCTACCTTACTCGCGCTGGGAGATCCTGCGTACGGTGTCCGAAGGTAATCACGTCTTTCTTCATGTCCGCTTCACCCCCGCCCCCGGCGCGCCGGCCTATGCGATTGCAGATCTGTTCCGGGTGGAGGATTGCAAACTGGTCGAGCACTGGGATGTTGTCGCGCCGCCGCCAAGGGAACAGGTGAACCCCAACTCGCGATTCTGA
- the rplS gene encoding 50S ribosomal protein L19 encodes MNIIQQLEAEAIENLGRDIPEFRAGDTVRVGVKVVEGTRERVQNFEGVVIARSNRGMGSNFTVRKMSFGEGVERVFPLYSPIVDSIHVVRRGVVRRAKLYYLRGRTGKSARIAERRENAPKA; translated from the coding sequence ATGAACATCATCCAGCAGCTCGAAGCCGAAGCGATCGAGAACCTGGGCCGCGACATTCCCGAGTTCCGCGCCGGTGACACGGTGCGTGTGGGCGTGAAGGTGGTCGAAGGCACGCGCGAGCGCGTCCAGAACTTCGAAGGCGTGGTGATCGCGCGCTCGAACCGCGGGATGGGCAGCAATTTCACCGTCCGCAAGATGAGCTTCGGCGAGGGGGTGGAGCGCGTGTTTCCGCTCTATTCGCCAATCGTCGATTCGATCCACGTCGTCCGCCGCGGCGTGGTGCGCCGGGCGAAGCTCTATTACCTGCGCGGCCGCACCGGCAAGAGCGCGCGCATTGCCGAACGCCGCGAGAACGCGCCCAAGGCGTAA
- the rmuC gene encoding DNA recombination protein RmuC, whose amino-acid sequence MDITAVVLVVLALLVGLGLGWFVGSRPVAEWRARLEERESEVKEADAKFLRTFADLEAARERAGRVSDLEAKLEKALEENARYAAERAGFEEQKRLLEESRGALLKEFENTGAKVLGNIREEFLKTAAERFGHAERANEAKLKELLSPVGEKLSKYEAQVTALEEKRADAFARLHTQISEMQRGQEEVRREAARLGNSLTNAPKARGRWGERALQNVLEQCGLAEHTDFHLEQSLDTAEGRLRPDAIVRVPGQKRLVIDAKVSLNAYQAAFECEDGDEKQRHLDAHARAMKGHVQTLGSKSYQSQFEDAPDYVVMFVPGEHFVAAALEADPELWDFAFRNKVLLATPTNLVAIARTVAQVWRQDKLAEEARAIGQMGAELYDRLAAAAEHLKRVGGGLETAVSNYNKFVGSFERNVLTSGRRLRDKGIEIGKREIEPVPLVESAPRYTALDHGGKMEATE is encoded by the coding sequence ATGGACATAACTGCTGTAGTTCTTGTTGTCTTAGCCCTGCTAGTCGGTTTGGGTCTCGGCTGGTTTGTAGGCTCGCGCCCCGTCGCTGAATGGCGTGCGCGCCTTGAAGAGCGGGAGTCGGAGGTAAAAGAGGCTGATGCCAAGTTTCTCCGCACATTCGCCGATCTCGAAGCCGCTCGAGAACGTGCTGGGCGAGTGAGCGACTTGGAAGCAAAGCTCGAAAAAGCACTCGAAGAAAACGCTCGGTACGCTGCCGAAAGGGCCGGGTTCGAGGAGCAGAAGCGGCTGCTCGAGGAAAGCCGCGGCGCGCTGCTCAAGGAGTTCGAGAACACCGGCGCGAAAGTGCTTGGAAACATACGCGAAGAATTCCTGAAGACCGCCGCCGAACGGTTCGGCCATGCCGAGCGTGCGAACGAGGCGAAACTGAAGGAACTGCTCTCGCCGGTCGGTGAGAAACTTTCGAAGTATGAGGCGCAAGTGACTGCTTTGGAAGAGAAGCGCGCTGACGCCTTTGCGCGCCTTCACACGCAAATCAGCGAGATGCAGCGGGGGCAGGAGGAGGTGCGGCGCGAAGCGGCGCGGCTCGGCAACTCACTGACCAACGCCCCCAAGGCGCGCGGCCGCTGGGGCGAGCGGGCGCTGCAGAACGTGCTCGAGCAGTGCGGCCTCGCCGAGCATACCGATTTCCATCTCGAGCAGTCCCTCGATACCGCCGAGGGACGGCTGCGCCCCGATGCGATCGTGCGCGTGCCGGGGCAGAAGCGGCTGGTCATCGACGCCAAGGTGTCGCTCAACGCCTATCAGGCGGCCTTCGAATGCGAAGACGGCGACGAGAAGCAGCGGCATCTGGACGCCCATGCCCGCGCGATGAAGGGGCATGTGCAGACGCTGGGCTCCAAGAGCTACCAGAGCCAGTTCGAGGATGCGCCCGATTACGTCGTCATGTTCGTGCCGGGCGAGCATTTCGTCGCCGCGGCGCTGGAGGCCGATCCCGAGCTCTGGGACTTCGCCTTCCGCAACAAGGTGCTGCTGGCGACCCCCACCAATCTCGTCGCCATCGCGCGCACCGTCGCGCAGGTGTGGCGGCAGGACAAGCTGGCCGAGGAAGCGCGCGCGATCGGGCAGATGGGCGCCGAGCTCTACGACCGCCTCGCCGCCGCCGCCGAGCATTTGAAGCGCGTCGGCGGGGGGCTCGAAACCGCGGTCAGCAATTACAACAAATTCGTCGGCAGCTTCGAGCGCAATGTCCTCACCTCGGGCCGCCGCCTGCGCGACAAGGGCATCGAGATCGGCAAGCGCGAGATCGAGCCTGTCCCCCTGGTCGAAAGCGCCCCCCGCTACACCGCGCTCGACCATGGGGGGAAGATGGAGGCCACAGAATAG
- a CDS encoding response regulator transcription factor, with protein MDATRAEAADLAEVARDTPRPVIALVDDDRNILTTVSIALQAEGFTTRLYTDGEAALAALLESPPDMAVFDIKMPRMDGMELLRRLREVSALPVIFLTSKDDEADEEAGLELGADDYIAKPFSLRLLIARIRAILRRGDAVLPAGSNGEPEPRPAGSIARGRLTMDPARHYVAWDGKPVSLTVTEFLMLEALAARPGVIKSRNQLMDAAYTDDVFVDDRTVDSHIKRMRRKFRAVDGEFSAISTLYGAGYSFSES; from the coding sequence ATGGACGCGACCCGTGCCGAAGCCGCTGATCTTGCCGAGGTCGCGCGGGATACGCCCCGCCCCGTAATCGCGCTGGTGGACGATGATCGCAATATCCTCACCACCGTCTCGATCGCGTTGCAGGCGGAGGGCTTCACCACCCGGCTCTACACCGATGGCGAGGCTGCCCTCGCCGCGCTGCTGGAGAGCCCGCCCGACATGGCGGTGTTCGACATCAAGATGCCGCGCATGGACGGGATGGAGCTGCTGCGCCGACTGCGTGAGGTGAGTGCGCTTCCGGTTATCTTCCTTACCAGCAAGGACGACGAGGCGGACGAGGAGGCGGGACTGGAGCTGGGGGCGGACGACTATATCGCCAAGCCCTTCAGCCTGCGCCTGCTCATCGCGCGCATCCGCGCCATCCTGCGGCGCGGCGATGCGGTGCTGCCGGCCGGCAGCAACGGCGAACCCGAGCCCCGCCCCGCCGGATCGATCGCACGCGGACGGCTGACCATGGACCCCGCGCGCCATTATGTCGCCTGGGACGGGAAGCCGGTGAGCCTGACCGTGACCGAGTTCCTGATGCTGGAGGCGCTCGCCGCGCGCCCTGGCGTCATCAAAAGCCGCAACCAGCTGATGGACGCCGCCTATACCGATGACGTCTTCGTGGACGACCGCACGGTCGACAGCCACATCAAGCGGATGCGCCGCAAGTTCCGCGCGGTGGATGGCGAGTTCTCGGCCATCAGCACGCTCTACGGCGCCGGCTACAGCTTTTCCGAAAGCTGA
- a CDS encoding TrmH family RNA methyltransferase, with product MTEGQTTNRRRITGFSNETVKAIRSLRDKKHRKASGRFLAEGLRLLTDARASGHLPETLVLSDTRDPHPLLAELESAIRAAGGAVIETTPDILAKITGKDNPQGVAGVFAELDTALTRIDRAAAPIWLVAQALRDPGNLGTMLRTADAVGAGGLILVDDCADPFSAEAVRASMGAVFTQRIARASWEEFLHWLRAGEGQLVAASLRDAISYREAPYTAPCFILVGNESRGLPGDYETAADLRVTMPMKGRADSLNAAVAAAVLAYEVLAALEKEI from the coding sequence GTGACCGAAGGGCAGACCACAAACCGCCGCCGCATCACCGGCTTCTCGAACGAGACGGTCAAGGCGATCCGGTCCCTGCGCGACAAGAAGCACCGCAAGGCTTCCGGCCGTTTCCTGGCCGAAGGGCTGCGGCTGCTGACCGACGCGCGCGCCAGCGGTCACCTTCCCGAAACGCTGGTGCTGTCAGATACGCGCGATCCGCACCCCTTGCTTGCCGAACTGGAAAGCGCGATCCGAGCGGCAGGGGGCGCGGTGATCGAGACCACGCCCGACATCCTCGCCAAGATCACCGGCAAGGACAATCCGCAGGGCGTGGCGGGGGTCTTCGCCGAGCTCGACACCGCGCTCACCCGTATCGACCGCGCCGCCGCGCCGATCTGGCTGGTGGCGCAGGCGCTCCGCGATCCCGGCAATCTCGGCACCATGCTGCGCACCGCCGACGCGGTCGGCGCGGGCGGGCTGATCCTGGTGGATGATTGCGCCGACCCCTTCAGCGCCGAAGCGGTGCGCGCCAGCATGGGCGCCGTGTTCACCCAGAGGATCGCGCGCGCCAGCTGGGAAGAGTTTCTGCACTGGCTCCGCGCCGGCGAAGGCCAGCTCGTCGCCGCGAGCCTGCGAGACGCGATTTCCTATCGCGAGGCCCCCTACACCGCCCCCTGCTTCATCCTCGTCGGCAACGAAAGCCGCGGCCTGCCCGGGGACTACGAGACCGCCGCAGACCTGCGCGTAACGATGCCGATGAAAGGCCGCGCCGACAGCCTCAACGCCGCCGTGGCTGCGGCGGTGCTGGCATACGAGGTGCTGGCGGCGCTGGAGAAGGAAATTTGA
- a CDS encoding HPr kinase/phosphorylase, producing the protein MTVLANVTCVAIEGRGLLLEGAPGSGKSTLALALIDRGATLIGDDGVTLATRESQLWAQPPPNIAGRIEIRGIGIAALPTAEGPVSLVLTLGEANARLPELNGWTAYGHTIPRLAFAMGPEAALRAEWALALHGLPPPAAA; encoded by the coding sequence GTGACGGTGCTGGCGAACGTGACGTGCGTTGCGATCGAGGGGCGCGGGCTGCTCCTCGAAGGCGCGCCGGGCAGCGGCAAATCGACCCTGGCGCTGGCGCTGATCGATCGCGGCGCGACATTGATCGGGGACGACGGGGTCACGCTCGCGACACGCGAGAGCCAATTGTGGGCGCAGCCGCCCCCCAACATCGCCGGGCGGATCGAAATCCGTGGCATCGGCATAGCCGCCCTCCCCACCGCCGAAGGGCCGGTCAGTCTGGTCCTGACGCTGGGCGAGGCAAACGCGCGGCTTCCGGAATTGAATGGCTGGACCGCTTACGGCCACACCATCCCGCGTCTCGCCTTCGCGATGGGTCCGGAGGCTGCGCTGCGGGCCGAGTGGGCGCTGGCCCTGCACGGACTTCCCCCGCCCGCCGCAGCCTGA
- a CDS encoding peptide deformylase — translation MAIRPILEVPDPRLKIVSEPVTVFDDALRTLVADMFDTMYDAPGIGLAAIQIGVPKRVLVIDLQPEDPDAEPVACDHDGHHHHHQPTKREPRVFVNPVILDPAEELATYQEGCLSVPEIYADVDRPATCRVRYQDLDGTVHEEQLDGLMATCIQHEMDHLEGILFIDHLSRLKRQMALKKLQKLRQAA, via the coding sequence ATGGCTATCCGTCCCATTCTCGAAGTGCCTGACCCGCGGCTGAAGATCGTGTCCGAGCCTGTGACGGTGTTCGACGACGCGCTGCGCACGCTCGTCGCCGACATGTTCGACACCATGTACGATGCCCCGGGCATCGGCCTCGCCGCGATCCAGATCGGCGTGCCCAAGCGGGTCCTGGTAATCGATCTCCAGCCAGAGGACCCCGATGCCGAACCGGTCGCCTGCGACCATGACGGCCACCATCATCACCATCAGCCGACGAAGCGCGAGCCGCGGGTCTTCGTGAACCCGGTCATCCTCGATCCTGCGGAGGAACTTGCGACCTATCAGGAAGGCTGCCTCTCGGTCCCCGAGATCTACGCCGATGTCGATCGCCCCGCGACCTGCCGCGTGCGCTACCAGGACCTGGACGGCACGGTACACGAGGAGCAGCTCGATGGGCTGATGGCGACCTGCATCCAACACGAGATGGACCATTTGGAGGGCATCCTCTTCATCGACCATCTGAGCCGGCTGAAGCGGCAGATGGCGCTAAAGAAGCTGCAAAAGCTGCGCCAGGCGGCCTGA
- a CDS encoding PTS sugar transporter subunit IIA produces the protein MIGLILVTHGRLAEHFVEAMEHVVGPQEAVATICIGPSDDMEQRRREIAEAIAAVDSGSGAIILTDLFGGTPSNLAISLLDAGRTEVIAGINLPMLIRLAGARKSMGVVDAVQAAKQAGRTYITVASEFLGAGAPPGPRKAAS, from the coding sequence ATGATCGGGCTGATCCTCGTCACCCACGGGCGGCTGGCGGAGCATTTCGTCGAGGCGATGGAGCATGTCGTGGGCCCGCAGGAAGCGGTCGCCACCATCTGCATCGGCCCTAGCGACGATATGGAGCAGCGCCGGCGCGAGATCGCCGAGGCGATCGCCGCCGTCGACAGCGGCTCCGGCGCGATCATCCTCACCGATCTGTTCGGCGGAACCCCTTCGAACCTCGCCATATCGCTGCTGGATGCCGGCCGGACCGAGGTCATTGCAGGTATCAACTTGCCCATGCTGATCCGCCTCGCCGGCGCCCGCAAGTCGATGGGCGTCGTTGATGCGGTGCAGGCGGCGAAGCAGGCGGGGCGCACCTATATCACCGTAGCGTCCGAGTTCCTGGGCGCAGGCGCCCCGCCGGGCCCTCGCAAGGCGGCTTCGTGA
- a CDS encoding MBL fold metallo-hydrolase, translating to MKIHYLSCGTDCPFGGPLFDGFSKGPLATIPCAAQLVETSEGLVLVDTGYGSADVAHPHPRLSKAFRALLNIRFRPEETALHQVKALGFSPDDVRHIVLTHLDFDHAGGIEDFPHARVHVMAAEREAAERTRRSFVARRRYRPVQWDEVRDWRTYDGRGENWFGFTAVRQLDGLPPEILLVPMPGHTWGHAGVAVRTGSGWVLNAGDAYFYRRELDPDRRRCTPGLRFYQTLMEVDRDARFANQARLRDLKRDHGGEVTIFCSHDQKELEAMQRLSA from the coding sequence ATGAAGATCCATTATCTCAGCTGCGGCACCGATTGCCCCTTCGGCGGGCCGCTGTTCGACGGGTTCAGCAAGGGGCCCCTCGCCACCATTCCCTGCGCCGCGCAGCTCGTCGAGACGAGCGAGGGGCTGGTGCTGGTCGATACCGGCTATGGCAGCGCCGATGTCGCGCACCCGCACCCCCGGCTCAGCAAGGCCTTCCGCGCGCTCCTCAACATCCGTTTTCGCCCGGAAGAGACGGCGCTGCATCAGGTGAAGGCGCTCGGCTTTTCGCCGGATGATGTGCGCCATATCGTGCTCACCCATCTCGATTTCGATCATGCCGGCGGCATCGAGGATTTTCCCCACGCCCGCGTCCATGTGATGGCGGCAGAGCGCGAGGCGGCGGAGCGGACGCGGCGCAGCTTCGTCGCTCGCCGCCGCTATCGCCCGGTGCAATGGGACGAGGTTCGGGATTGGCGCACCTATGACGGCAGGGGGGAAAACTGGTTCGGGTTCACGGCCGTGCGCCAGCTCGACGGACTGCCGCCCGAGATCCTGCTGGTGCCGATGCCCGGCCACACCTGGGGTCATGCCGGGGTGGCGGTGCGGACGGGAAGCGGATGGGTGCTCAACGCGGGCGACGCCTATTTCTACCGCCGCGAGCTCGACCCCGACCGCCGCCGCTGCACCCCGGGCCTGCGCTTCTACCAGACGCTGATGGAGGTGGACCGCGACGCGCGCTTCGCCAACCAGGCGCGCCTGCGCGATCTGAAACGGGACCATGGCGGCGAGGTCACGATCTTCTGCTCGCACGACCAGAAGGAGCTGGAGGCGATGCAGCGCCTCTCGGCCTAG
- the rapZ gene encoding RNase adapter RapZ: MPADSPPADDPRVLIVTGMSGAGKSTALEVLEDLGWETIDNAPVRLLEGLLATGPAPDAPLAIGVDSRTRGYDPQAILRLLDKGNATILFLDASRPTIERRYNETRRPHPLARGRPVADGVRAERELLEPLRSRAEILIDTSDFAVNELQQVIRNQFDGEARGVMTLTVSSFGFARGMPPLADLVFDMRFLDNPHWDPVLRPLTGLDAAIGAHIERDPAYSPAFARIRDLVLELLPHYAAQGRAYLAIAFGCTGGRHRSVYAAERLAEALQAAGYDPTVIHRNLPPVPAQGDARAGELTSRPGGA; the protein is encoded by the coding sequence ATACCCGCCGACTCGCCCCCCGCCGACGACCCTCGCGTTCTCATCGTCACCGGCATGTCTGGCGCCGGAAAATCGACCGCTCTGGAAGTGCTCGAGGACCTGGGGTGGGAGACCATCGACAACGCGCCCGTGCGCTTGCTCGAAGGCCTGCTTGCAACCGGCCCGGCCCCCGATGCGCCGCTCGCCATCGGCGTCGATTCGCGCACCCGCGGCTATGATCCGCAGGCTATCCTGCGCCTGCTGGACAAGGGGAACGCCACCATCCTCTTCCTCGATGCCAGCCGGCCGACGATCGAGCGGCGCTACAACGAGACGCGCCGCCCCCACCCGCTCGCCCGCGGCCGGCCCGTGGCGGACGGGGTGCGGGCGGAGCGCGAGCTGCTCGAACCGCTGCGTTCCCGCGCCGAAATCCTGATCGACACCAGCGATTTTGCGGTGAACGAGCTCCAACAGGTGATCCGCAACCAGTTCGACGGCGAGGCGCGGGGGGTGATGACGCTGACCGTCAGCAGCTTCGGCTTCGCGCGCGGGATGCCGCCGCTCGCCGATCTCGTTTTCGACATGCGCTTCCTCGACAATCCGCATTGGGACCCGGTGCTGCGCCCGCTGACCGGGCTCGATGCCGCCATCGGCGCGCATATCGAACGCGATCCTGCATATTCGCCCGCTTTCGCGCGCATTCGCGATCTGGTGCTGGAGCTCCTGCCGCATTACGCGGCGCAGGGCCGCGCCTATCTCGCCATCGCTTTCGGCTGCACCGGCGGGCGGCACCGCTCGGTCTATGCGGCGGAGCGGCTCGCCGAAGCGCTGCAAGCTGCAGGCTACGATCCCACCGTCATCCACCGCAACCTGCCGCCTGTCCCAGCGCAGGGCGATGCCCGGGCTGGGGAGTTGACTTCGCGCCCGGGCGGGGCCTAG